A section of the Acropora muricata isolate sample 2 chromosome 4, ASM3666990v1, whole genome shotgun sequence genome encodes:
- the LOC136913296 gene encoding zinc metalloproteinase-disintegrin-like berythractivase isoform X2 — protein MKLSMISLLIMVAQLNLFGNTDSKFLDWNNFEQQIRNYEIVAPRLQIQGLWRREISTRSSLGDHIDKAVFFFRGFGKNFVLVVAQNRVLLPVNYVSRSFSADGAEVISGHEKTDNCFYQGTVQGLQHSVVAISTCHGIEGMVYDGNETYFIQPLPGNTEQQHILFRSKDMVQGEKRCGVDHFKVALDMEKDILNGQHRVRRNLKNEIKYVELIIVNDHSQFLKLRSIAEVEKRSKSIANIVDSLFRPINVRVALIMVETWNQRDRIEVVEDSNTCLDNFMVYRNGDLWKKQKHDNAMLITHRSFKGSTVGKAALMSMCGRKSGGVVQDHATNAAATAATVAHEMGHNFGMLHDEDIESCKCNSPSDNQGCIMSAVAKGTPSTEWSSCSRESYEKYLNRGMDSCLFNVPQSLFGDAVCGNGFKEEGEECDCGSVEDCKKYSDGCCNATTCKLHPDSECDTGACCSKCKLKPQGVVCREKLNDCDLPEFCTGKSELCPSNKYVHNGRSCANNNGYCYNGECPTHDKQCKDLWGHEAKSGPDVCYKVNEQGTVRGNCHQPGNNVYIKCTQQNRLCGMLQCTNIDKIELPIIGSDKSSYAHSFGGILCKSTSLSLGRDVPDPGMTVEGTKCGENKLCLDRKCMSIDSLTTTVKRCPNNCSNDNGICNNEGECFCLSCWQGADCSQWVNCGQEGGNGTNQTYVVTPTTANNTETTVVFQGSRESSGTVAAVVVVCILLLVGVALGVIYRKRLMQKWRACQLKAPGPKRYQGVPHGSSEQNNERSRPETRSDLDVEAAKARPNISGPTLNSTTRNGSDLTLKRNTLSSTSTSKEPAKQDKPDREPLIALKPTPKILNKQVEAKWETSTKYPPPNLRTREWPRKDEKDSLNRVSSPTEISKPVNPIKSSRPKSHAGILDKPAVPPPPSRKEPLKPPKPRRPESLAGLVDKHEPAKPFKPRRPESHAGVIDKPEAGKRAKPRRPESHAGVLDKPASPSWKKPLPPSAAGEKKSEMTGASNPPASAPKVPVRPPLRPVEARLRRQSSEERPTSLPLKPSDLKKAGVATAIKKPASFSKADKKVALRPPGPIPPRPGTKPT, from the exons ATGAAATTGTCTATGATATCTTTGCTAATCATGGTGGCTCAGCTGAACCTTTTTGGCAACACAG ATTCGAAATTTTTGGATTGGAATAATTTCGAGCAGCAAATACGAAACTACGAAATTGTAGCTCCACGACTTCAAATTCAAGGCTTATGGAGGAGAGAAATATCAACAAGATCTAGCTTG ggtGATCATATCGACAAAGCGGTTTTCTTCTTTAGAGGATTTGGCAAGAATTTTGTTTTAGTTGTTGCACAGAATCG GGTATTGTTGCCTGTCAATTATGTGTCAAGATCTTTTTCAGCAGATGGCGCTGAAGTTATTTCAGGACACGAG aaaactGATAATTGTTTCTACCAAGGGACTGTGCAGGGCTTACAACACTCTGTTGTTGCCATTAGCACTTGCCATGGAATTGA GGGAATGGTGTATGATGGAAATGAGACATACTTTATCCAACCACTGCCAGGAAATACAGAGCAA caGCATATTTTGTTCCGTTCAAAAGACATGGTGCAGGGAGAAAAACGATGTG GCGTCGATCATTTCAAAGTTGCCCTTGACATGGAAAAAGATATTTTGAATGGACAACATCGG GTAAGACGAAATTTaaagaatgaaataaaatatgtGGAATTGATCATTGTCAATGATCATAGCCAG tTTTTAAAGCTAAGAAGCATTGCTGAAGTGGAGAAGCGATCAAAGAGTATAGCCAATATAGTAGACTCT ctttttcgTCCCATTAACGTTCGTGTGGCGTTAATAATGGTTGAAACTTGGAATCAACGTGATCGCATTGAAGTTGTTGAGGACTCCAACACATGTTTGGACAATTTTATGGTTTACAGGAATGGAGAcctgtggaaaaaacaaaaacacgacaATGCAATGCTTATAAC GCATCGTTCCTTTAAAGGTTCGACCGTTGGTAAGGCTGCTTTAATGTCAATGTGTGGTCGCAAGTCGGGAGGAGTCGTGCAG GATCATGCCACAAATGCCGCAGCTACCGCAGCAACAGTGGCTCATGAAATGGGACATAATTTTGGAATGCTTCACGACGAAGACA TTGAAAGCTGCAAGTGCAATTCACCATCAGACAATCAAGGATGTATAATGTCTGCAGTAGCCAA ggGTACACCTTCCACAGAATGGTCATCATGTAGCAGGGAGTCGTATGAAAAGTATTTAAACAGAGGAATGGATTCTTGTTTGTTCAATGTACCGCAATCT TTGTTTGGAGATGCTGTCTGCGGTAATGGCTTCAAGGAAGAAGGCGAAGAGTGCGACTGTGGAAGCGTCGAG GATTGTAAGAAGTACAGTGATGGTTGCTGCAATGCTACTACATGCAAACTTCATCCTGATTCTGAGTGTGATACAGGGGCTTGTTGTTCGAAATGTAAG CTTAAGCCTCAAGGTGTTGTTTGCCGGGAGAAGCTTAATGATTGTGATCTACCGGAATTTTGCACTGGTAAATCAGAATTG TGCCCTTCCAATAAGTACGTTCACAATGGAAGGTCATGCGCGAACAACAAC ggATATTGCTACAACGGTGAATGCCCAACGCACGACAAACAATGCAAAGATTTGTGGGGCCATG AGGCAAAATCTGGTCCAGATGTGTGCTATAAGGTGAACGAGCAAGGTACAGTGCGAGGAAATTGCCATCAAcctggaaacaatgtttatatCAAGTGCACTCAGCA gaACAGACTTTGTGGAATGCTTCAATGTACAAACATAGATAAGATTGAATTACCAATCATTGGCTCTGATAAAAGCAGTTACGCACACTCTTTCGGCGGCATTTTGTGCAA GAGCACTTCTCTTTCTCTTGGTCGAGATGTCCCCGATCCGGGAATGACTGTGGAAGGAACGAAATGCGGAGAAAACAAG CTTTGTCTGGATCGAAAGTGTATGAGCATAGATAGCCTTACTACCACAGTCAAAAGATGTCCAAACAACTGCTCTAACGACAACGGG atTTGTAACAACGAAGGGGAATGTTTTTGCCTGAGTTGTTGGCAAGGTGCAGACTGCAGTCAGTGGGTTAATTGTGGACAGGAAG GTGGTAATGGCACAAATCAAACTTACGTAGTCACGCCTACAACAGCAAACAACACTGAAACCACAG TGGTTTTTCAAGGGTCTCGAGAAAGTTCGGGAACAGTTGCGGCTGTCGTTGTGGTGTGCATTTTGCTGTTGGTTGGAGTTGCTCTTGGCGTCATTTATCGTAAAAGGTTGATGCAGAAATGGCGCGCTTGTCAGCTGAAAGCTCCTGGACCCAAACG GTATCAAGGTGTGCCTCATGGCTCTTCTGaacaaaataatgaaagaaGTAGGCCTGAAACTCGCAGTGACCTAGACGTAGAGGCTGCTAAAGCAAGGCCAAATATATCGGGACCAACACTCAACAGTACAACACGAAATGGTTCTGATCTTACTTTAAAACGCAATACCCTTAGTTCTACTAGTACTTCAAAAGAACCTGCCAAACAAGATAAGCCGGATAGAGAGCCTCTGATTGCTCTTAAACCAACGCCAAAAATACTCAATAAACAAGTTGAAGCAAAGTGGGAAACGAGCACAAAGTATCCTCCACCGAACCTTAGAACTCGAGAATGGCCCCGCAAGGATGAGAAAGATTCTTTGAATCGTGTATCTTCTCCAACAGAGATTAGTAAACCGGTTAATCCTATTAAATCATCTCGACCGAAAAGCCACGCGGGAATCTTGGATAAACCAGCTGTACCTCCTCCACCGTCAAGGAAAGAACCACTCAAACCGCCGAAACCTCGAAGACCAGAAAGCCTCGCGGGATTGGTTGACAAACACGAACCGGCTAAACCTTTCAAGCCCCGTCGCCCAGAAAGTCATGCAGGTGTGATTGACAAACCGGAAGCTGGAAAACGTGCTAAACCTCGTCGACCCGAAAGCCATGCAGGAGTCCTGGACAAACCAGCTTCTCCCTCTTGGAAAAAGCCATTACCGCCGTCGGCTGCTGGTGAGAAGAAGTCGGAAATGACAGGTGCCAGTAATCCTCCAGCCAGTGCACCCAAAGTTCCTGTTAGGCCGCCACTGAGGCCAGTTGAGGCTCGACTGCGGAGACAGTCATCGGAAGAAAGGCCAACTTCATTGCCTTTAAAACCATCTGACTTGAAAAAGGCCGGAGTTGCGACAGCAATCAAGAAACCGGCCTCCTTCTCAAAGGCCGATAAAAAGGTCGCCCTCAGACCACCTGGACCCATACCTCCGCGACCTGGAACGAAACCGACATGA
- the LOC136913296 gene encoding zinc metalloproteinase-disintegrin-like berythractivase isoform X3 — protein MKLSMISLLIMVAQLNLFGNTDSKFLDWNNFEQQIRNYEIVAPRLQIQGLWRREISTRSSLGDHIDKAVFFFRGFGKNFVLVVAQNRVLLPVNYVSRSFSADGAEVISGHEKTDNCFYQGTVQGLQHSVVAISTCHGIEGMVYDGNETYFIQPLPGNTEQQHILFRSKDMVQGEKRCGVDHFKVALDMEKDILNGQHRVRRNLKNEIKYVELIIVNDHSQFLKLRSIAEVEKRSKSIANIVDSLFRPINVRVALIMVETWNQRDRIEVVEDSNTCLDNFMVYRNGDLWKKQKHDNAMLITHRSFKGSTVGKAALMSMCGRKSGGVVQDHATNAAATAATVAHEMGHNFGMLHDEDIESCKCNSPSDNQGCIMSAVAKGTPSTEWSSCSRESYEKYLNRGMDSCLFNVPQSLFGDAVCGNGFKEEGEECDCGSVEDCKKYSDGCCNATTCKLHPDSECDTGACCSKCKLKPQGVVCREKLNDCDLPEFCTGKSELCPSNKYVHNGRSCANNNGYCYNGECPTHDKQCKDLWGHEAKSGPDVCYKVNEQGTVRGNCHQPGNNVYIKCTQQNRLCGMLQCTNIDKIELPIIGSDKSSYAHSFGGILCKSTSLSLGRDVPDPGMTVEGTKCGENKLCLDRKCMSIDSLTTTVKRCPNNCSNDNGICNNEGECFCLSCWQGADCSQWVNCGQEVVFQGSRESSGTVAAVVVVCILLLVGVALGVIYRKRLMQKWRACQLKAPGPKRYQGVPHGSSEQNNERSRPETRSDLDVEAAKARPNISGPTLNSTTRNGSDLTLKRNTLSSTSTSKEPAKQDKPDREPLIALKPTPKILNKQVEAKWETSTKYPPPNLRTREWPRKDEKDSLNRVSSPTEISKPVNPIKSSRPKSHAGILDKPAVPPPPSRKEPLKPPKPRRPESLAGLVDKHEPAKPFKPRRPESHAGVIDKPEAGKRAKPRRPESHAGVLDKPASPSWKKPLPPSAAGEKKSEMTGASNPPASAPKVPVRPPLRPVEARLRRQSSEERPTSLPLKPSDLKKAGVATAIKKPASFSKADKKVALRPPGPIPPRPGTKPT, from the exons ATGAAATTGTCTATGATATCTTTGCTAATCATGGTGGCTCAGCTGAACCTTTTTGGCAACACAG ATTCGAAATTTTTGGATTGGAATAATTTCGAGCAGCAAATACGAAACTACGAAATTGTAGCTCCACGACTTCAAATTCAAGGCTTATGGAGGAGAGAAATATCAACAAGATCTAGCTTG ggtGATCATATCGACAAAGCGGTTTTCTTCTTTAGAGGATTTGGCAAGAATTTTGTTTTAGTTGTTGCACAGAATCG GGTATTGTTGCCTGTCAATTATGTGTCAAGATCTTTTTCAGCAGATGGCGCTGAAGTTATTTCAGGACACGAG aaaactGATAATTGTTTCTACCAAGGGACTGTGCAGGGCTTACAACACTCTGTTGTTGCCATTAGCACTTGCCATGGAATTGA GGGAATGGTGTATGATGGAAATGAGACATACTTTATCCAACCACTGCCAGGAAATACAGAGCAA caGCATATTTTGTTCCGTTCAAAAGACATGGTGCAGGGAGAAAAACGATGTG GCGTCGATCATTTCAAAGTTGCCCTTGACATGGAAAAAGATATTTTGAATGGACAACATCGG GTAAGACGAAATTTaaagaatgaaataaaatatgtGGAATTGATCATTGTCAATGATCATAGCCAG tTTTTAAAGCTAAGAAGCATTGCTGAAGTGGAGAAGCGATCAAAGAGTATAGCCAATATAGTAGACTCT ctttttcgTCCCATTAACGTTCGTGTGGCGTTAATAATGGTTGAAACTTGGAATCAACGTGATCGCATTGAAGTTGTTGAGGACTCCAACACATGTTTGGACAATTTTATGGTTTACAGGAATGGAGAcctgtggaaaaaacaaaaacacgacaATGCAATGCTTATAAC GCATCGTTCCTTTAAAGGTTCGACCGTTGGTAAGGCTGCTTTAATGTCAATGTGTGGTCGCAAGTCGGGAGGAGTCGTGCAG GATCATGCCACAAATGCCGCAGCTACCGCAGCAACAGTGGCTCATGAAATGGGACATAATTTTGGAATGCTTCACGACGAAGACA TTGAAAGCTGCAAGTGCAATTCACCATCAGACAATCAAGGATGTATAATGTCTGCAGTAGCCAA ggGTACACCTTCCACAGAATGGTCATCATGTAGCAGGGAGTCGTATGAAAAGTATTTAAACAGAGGAATGGATTCTTGTTTGTTCAATGTACCGCAATCT TTGTTTGGAGATGCTGTCTGCGGTAATGGCTTCAAGGAAGAAGGCGAAGAGTGCGACTGTGGAAGCGTCGAG GATTGTAAGAAGTACAGTGATGGTTGCTGCAATGCTACTACATGCAAACTTCATCCTGATTCTGAGTGTGATACAGGGGCTTGTTGTTCGAAATGTAAG CTTAAGCCTCAAGGTGTTGTTTGCCGGGAGAAGCTTAATGATTGTGATCTACCGGAATTTTGCACTGGTAAATCAGAATTG TGCCCTTCCAATAAGTACGTTCACAATGGAAGGTCATGCGCGAACAACAAC ggATATTGCTACAACGGTGAATGCCCAACGCACGACAAACAATGCAAAGATTTGTGGGGCCATG AGGCAAAATCTGGTCCAGATGTGTGCTATAAGGTGAACGAGCAAGGTACAGTGCGAGGAAATTGCCATCAAcctggaaacaatgtttatatCAAGTGCACTCAGCA gaACAGACTTTGTGGAATGCTTCAATGTACAAACATAGATAAGATTGAATTACCAATCATTGGCTCTGATAAAAGCAGTTACGCACACTCTTTCGGCGGCATTTTGTGCAA GAGCACTTCTCTTTCTCTTGGTCGAGATGTCCCCGATCCGGGAATGACTGTGGAAGGAACGAAATGCGGAGAAAACAAG CTTTGTCTGGATCGAAAGTGTATGAGCATAGATAGCCTTACTACCACAGTCAAAAGATGTCCAAACAACTGCTCTAACGACAACGGG atTTGTAACAACGAAGGGGAATGTTTTTGCCTGAGTTGTTGGCAAGGTGCAGACTGCAGTCAGTGGGTTAATTGTGGACAGGAAG TGGTTTTTCAAGGGTCTCGAGAAAGTTCGGGAACAGTTGCGGCTGTCGTTGTGGTGTGCATTTTGCTGTTGGTTGGAGTTGCTCTTGGCGTCATTTATCGTAAAAGGTTGATGCAGAAATGGCGCGCTTGTCAGCTGAAAGCTCCTGGACCCAAACG GTATCAAGGTGTGCCTCATGGCTCTTCTGaacaaaataatgaaagaaGTAGGCCTGAAACTCGCAGTGACCTAGACGTAGAGGCTGCTAAAGCAAGGCCAAATATATCGGGACCAACACTCAACAGTACAACACGAAATGGTTCTGATCTTACTTTAAAACGCAATACCCTTAGTTCTACTAGTACTTCAAAAGAACCTGCCAAACAAGATAAGCCGGATAGAGAGCCTCTGATTGCTCTTAAACCAACGCCAAAAATACTCAATAAACAAGTTGAAGCAAAGTGGGAAACGAGCACAAAGTATCCTCCACCGAACCTTAGAACTCGAGAATGGCCCCGCAAGGATGAGAAAGATTCTTTGAATCGTGTATCTTCTCCAACAGAGATTAGTAAACCGGTTAATCCTATTAAATCATCTCGACCGAAAAGCCACGCGGGAATCTTGGATAAACCAGCTGTACCTCCTCCACCGTCAAGGAAAGAACCACTCAAACCGCCGAAACCTCGAAGACCAGAAAGCCTCGCGGGATTGGTTGACAAACACGAACCGGCTAAACCTTTCAAGCCCCGTCGCCCAGAAAGTCATGCAGGTGTGATTGACAAACCGGAAGCTGGAAAACGTGCTAAACCTCGTCGACCCGAAAGCCATGCAGGAGTCCTGGACAAACCAGCTTCTCCCTCTTGGAAAAAGCCATTACCGCCGTCGGCTGCTGGTGAGAAGAAGTCGGAAATGACAGGTGCCAGTAATCCTCCAGCCAGTGCACCCAAAGTTCCTGTTAGGCCGCCACTGAGGCCAGTTGAGGCTCGACTGCGGAGACAGTCATCGGAAGAAAGGCCAACTTCATTGCCTTTAAAACCATCTGACTTGAAAAAGGCCGGAGTTGCGACAGCAATCAAGAAACCGGCCTCCTTCTCAAAGGCCGATAAAAAGGTCGCCCTCAGACCACCTGGACCCATACCTCCGCGACCTGGAACGAAACCGACATGA
- the LOC136913296 gene encoding zinc metalloproteinase-disintegrin-like berythractivase isoform X1, with protein MKLSMISLLIMVAQLNLFGNTDSKFLDWNNFEQQIRNYEIVAPRLQIQGLWRREISTRSSLGDHIDKAVFFFRGFGKNFVLVVAQNRVLLPVNYVSRSFSADGAEVISGHEKTDNCFYQGTVQGLQHSVVAISTCHGIEGMVYDGNETYFIQPLPGNTEQHILFRSKDMVQGEKRCGVDHFKVALDMEKDILNGQHRVRRNLKNEIKYVELIIVNDHSQFLKLRSIAEVEKRSKSIANIVDSLFRPINVRVALIMVETWNQRDRIEVVEDSNTCLDNFMVYRNGDLWKKQKHDNAMLITHRSFKGSTVGKAALMSMCGRKSGGVVQDHATNAAATAATVAHEMGHNFGMLHDEDIESCKCNSPSDNQGCIMSAVAKGTPSTEWSSCSRESYEKYLNRGMDSCLFNVPQSLFGDAVCGNGFKEEGEECDCGSVEDCKKYSDGCCNATTCKLHPDSECDTGACCSKCKLKPQGVVCREKLNDCDLPEFCTGKSELCPSNKYVHNGRSCANNNGYCYNGECPTHDKQCKDLWGHEAKSGPDVCYKVNEQGTVRGNCHQPGNNVYIKCTQQNRLCGMLQCTNIDKIELPIIGSDKSSYAHSFGGILCKSTSLSLGRDVPDPGMTVEGTKCGENKLCLDRKCMSIDSLTTTVKRCPNNCSNDNGICNNEGECFCLSCWQGADCSQWVNCGQEGGNGTNQTYVVTPTTANNTETTVVFQGSRESSGTVAAVVVVCILLLVGVALGVIYRKRLMQKWRACQLKAPGPKRYQGVPHGSSEQNNERSRPETRSDLDVEAAKARPNISGPTLNSTTRNGSDLTLKRNTLSSTSTSKEPAKQDKPDREPLIALKPTPKILNKQVEAKWETSTKYPPPNLRTREWPRKDEKDSLNRVSSPTEISKPVNPIKSSRPKSHAGILDKPAVPPPPSRKEPLKPPKPRRPESLAGLVDKHEPAKPFKPRRPESHAGVIDKPEAGKRAKPRRPESHAGVLDKPASPSWKKPLPPSAAGEKKSEMTGASNPPASAPKVPVRPPLRPVEARLRRQSSEERPTSLPLKPSDLKKAGVATAIKKPASFSKADKKVALRPPGPIPPRPGTKPT; from the exons ATGAAATTGTCTATGATATCTTTGCTAATCATGGTGGCTCAGCTGAACCTTTTTGGCAACACAG ATTCGAAATTTTTGGATTGGAATAATTTCGAGCAGCAAATACGAAACTACGAAATTGTAGCTCCACGACTTCAAATTCAAGGCTTATGGAGGAGAGAAATATCAACAAGATCTAGCTTG ggtGATCATATCGACAAAGCGGTTTTCTTCTTTAGAGGATTTGGCAAGAATTTTGTTTTAGTTGTTGCACAGAATCG GGTATTGTTGCCTGTCAATTATGTGTCAAGATCTTTTTCAGCAGATGGCGCTGAAGTTATTTCAGGACACGAG aaaactGATAATTGTTTCTACCAAGGGACTGTGCAGGGCTTACAACACTCTGTTGTTGCCATTAGCACTTGCCATGGAATTGA GGGAATGGTGTATGATGGAAATGAGACATACTTTATCCAACCACTGCCAGGAAATACAGAGCAA CATATTTTGTTCCGTTCAAAAGACATGGTGCAGGGAGAAAAACGATGTG GCGTCGATCATTTCAAAGTTGCCCTTGACATGGAAAAAGATATTTTGAATGGACAACATCGG GTAAGACGAAATTTaaagaatgaaataaaatatgtGGAATTGATCATTGTCAATGATCATAGCCAG tTTTTAAAGCTAAGAAGCATTGCTGAAGTGGAGAAGCGATCAAAGAGTATAGCCAATATAGTAGACTCT ctttttcgTCCCATTAACGTTCGTGTGGCGTTAATAATGGTTGAAACTTGGAATCAACGTGATCGCATTGAAGTTGTTGAGGACTCCAACACATGTTTGGACAATTTTATGGTTTACAGGAATGGAGAcctgtggaaaaaacaaaaacacgacaATGCAATGCTTATAAC GCATCGTTCCTTTAAAGGTTCGACCGTTGGTAAGGCTGCTTTAATGTCAATGTGTGGTCGCAAGTCGGGAGGAGTCGTGCAG GATCATGCCACAAATGCCGCAGCTACCGCAGCAACAGTGGCTCATGAAATGGGACATAATTTTGGAATGCTTCACGACGAAGACA TTGAAAGCTGCAAGTGCAATTCACCATCAGACAATCAAGGATGTATAATGTCTGCAGTAGCCAA ggGTACACCTTCCACAGAATGGTCATCATGTAGCAGGGAGTCGTATGAAAAGTATTTAAACAGAGGAATGGATTCTTGTTTGTTCAATGTACCGCAATCT TTGTTTGGAGATGCTGTCTGCGGTAATGGCTTCAAGGAAGAAGGCGAAGAGTGCGACTGTGGAAGCGTCGAG GATTGTAAGAAGTACAGTGATGGTTGCTGCAATGCTACTACATGCAAACTTCATCCTGATTCTGAGTGTGATACAGGGGCTTGTTGTTCGAAATGTAAG CTTAAGCCTCAAGGTGTTGTTTGCCGGGAGAAGCTTAATGATTGTGATCTACCGGAATTTTGCACTGGTAAATCAGAATTG TGCCCTTCCAATAAGTACGTTCACAATGGAAGGTCATGCGCGAACAACAAC ggATATTGCTACAACGGTGAATGCCCAACGCACGACAAACAATGCAAAGATTTGTGGGGCCATG AGGCAAAATCTGGTCCAGATGTGTGCTATAAGGTGAACGAGCAAGGTACAGTGCGAGGAAATTGCCATCAAcctggaaacaatgtttatatCAAGTGCACTCAGCA gaACAGACTTTGTGGAATGCTTCAATGTACAAACATAGATAAGATTGAATTACCAATCATTGGCTCTGATAAAAGCAGTTACGCACACTCTTTCGGCGGCATTTTGTGCAA GAGCACTTCTCTTTCTCTTGGTCGAGATGTCCCCGATCCGGGAATGACTGTGGAAGGAACGAAATGCGGAGAAAACAAG CTTTGTCTGGATCGAAAGTGTATGAGCATAGATAGCCTTACTACCACAGTCAAAAGATGTCCAAACAACTGCTCTAACGACAACGGG atTTGTAACAACGAAGGGGAATGTTTTTGCCTGAGTTGTTGGCAAGGTGCAGACTGCAGTCAGTGGGTTAATTGTGGACAGGAAG GTGGTAATGGCACAAATCAAACTTACGTAGTCACGCCTACAACAGCAAACAACACTGAAACCACAG TGGTTTTTCAAGGGTCTCGAGAAAGTTCGGGAACAGTTGCGGCTGTCGTTGTGGTGTGCATTTTGCTGTTGGTTGGAGTTGCTCTTGGCGTCATTTATCGTAAAAGGTTGATGCAGAAATGGCGCGCTTGTCAGCTGAAAGCTCCTGGACCCAAACG GTATCAAGGTGTGCCTCATGGCTCTTCTGaacaaaataatgaaagaaGTAGGCCTGAAACTCGCAGTGACCTAGACGTAGAGGCTGCTAAAGCAAGGCCAAATATATCGGGACCAACACTCAACAGTACAACACGAAATGGTTCTGATCTTACTTTAAAACGCAATACCCTTAGTTCTACTAGTACTTCAAAAGAACCTGCCAAACAAGATAAGCCGGATAGAGAGCCTCTGATTGCTCTTAAACCAACGCCAAAAATACTCAATAAACAAGTTGAAGCAAAGTGGGAAACGAGCACAAAGTATCCTCCACCGAACCTTAGAACTCGAGAATGGCCCCGCAAGGATGAGAAAGATTCTTTGAATCGTGTATCTTCTCCAACAGAGATTAGTAAACCGGTTAATCCTATTAAATCATCTCGACCGAAAAGCCACGCGGGAATCTTGGATAAACCAGCTGTACCTCCTCCACCGTCAAGGAAAGAACCACTCAAACCGCCGAAACCTCGAAGACCAGAAAGCCTCGCGGGATTGGTTGACAAACACGAACCGGCTAAACCTTTCAAGCCCCGTCGCCCAGAAAGTCATGCAGGTGTGATTGACAAACCGGAAGCTGGAAAACGTGCTAAACCTCGTCGACCCGAAAGCCATGCAGGAGTCCTGGACAAACCAGCTTCTCCCTCTTGGAAAAAGCCATTACCGCCGTCGGCTGCTGGTGAGAAGAAGTCGGAAATGACAGGTGCCAGTAATCCTCCAGCCAGTGCACCCAAAGTTCCTGTTAGGCCGCCACTGAGGCCAGTTGAGGCTCGACTGCGGAGACAGTCATCGGAAGAAAGGCCAACTTCATTGCCTTTAAAACCATCTGACTTGAAAAAGGCCGGAGTTGCGACAGCAATCAAGAAACCGGCCTCCTTCTCAAAGGCCGATAAAAAGGTCGCCCTCAGACCACCTGGACCCATACCTCCGCGACCTGGAACGAAACCGACATGA